TTGGGGTGAGTAAGCGCTGACAATGAACCATAAGACCTGAGCGAGAAGACTAGATTTAAAAAGCCTTGGCTTTAAAGATGTTTTTTGGCGACAGCCAACATTTGCTTGCCTGATGGGCGGGTTTTAAAGTCTTCACTGACATAATACCAAGCAACTGTACCGTCTTGTTTAATCAAATACATTGCAGGGTGCGCAAGGTTATCGCTTTTATTGAAGCCCCATGCTTTAGCCACACTCACGCTAGGATCACTTAAAAACAAATAATTCTGACCAAAGCGGCGCTGACTGTTCTGATTAGTGGTTGTACTATCGCCGCTGATCGCAATTAAACGCACACCTTGTTTTGCTAATTCAGGTAATGCAGCTTCAAATGACTCTAAGCTGTCAATACAAAAGGGGCACCACTCTCCGCGATAAAAAACCAATAACGCGTGATTGTCTTTTAATACTGACGACAATGTCACTTGCTTATTGTCAGCATCAAGTAAAGTAAAATCAGGTGCCTGCGAGCCAGCTTTTACTTTAACTGAGCTAATATCACTATAGCCACTTGATGCGATAACGCTCTCGTCTATATCACTATTGGTTAAAAAGCAGGCTGATACCAATAACGTT
This genomic window from Saccharobesus litoralis contains:
- a CDS encoding peroxiredoxin family protein, producing MNISTHFKTLAKTAVIAASTLLVSACFLTNSDIDESVIASSGYSDISSVKVKAGSQAPDFTLLDADNKQVTLSSVLKDNHALLVFYRGEWCPFCIDSLESFEAALPELAKQGVRLIAISGDSTTTNQNSQRRFGQNYLFLSDPSVSVAKAWGFNKSDNLAHPAMYLIKQDGTVAWYYVSEDFKTRPSGKQMLAVAKKHL